The segment CACACCGCCACGTCAGCACACGTCATCCGTTGACTTGACCAGGCCTgcccgttgactttgaccgttgagtttgaccgttgactttgaccgttgaccaagtcaaaaattttcaacaggacctgtcttcctcagtttttcgcgtagattctgattttgggctcCGTTTCTGCATTTAAGGTATCTAAATctcactttttggtcattttcttcattatggctcaaaaaagtgaacgagatatcatacgtcctatcaccatcatgttggatggtcctactagctatcatgcatggtctcagaatatgaccgtctttctcaagggtcgtaaactgtggagatatgtgactggttcaattcctaagcTAGTACCAGaccctaagtccaaagccacagctgctgaagagtcttccaagactgctgttacaacagatgattatgaagaacgtctagaggaatgggagagtattcagagtaagatcttatcttggtttatcaatacctctattccctccattcataatcttcttcctcgtcttgaaactgctgaggctgcttggaaatttttggccgatcgttataactgcactaatgattcaagcttggagtttcacattgaatcaaagctttatcaaatgcgccaagagacaggccagtctatttctgatttttattctcagacttctactatgtgggaacaactctctgctgcagatcctccactggtgtgttctaaggacattgagctctttgtcaaataCCGGGATCGCCGTAgatttatgcacttcatgatgggtttacgtgaggattttgagcctactagggcttctctacttagccggtctcctactccttctcttgatgctgcagtaaaggagctcatttctgaggagaatcgtcggcctacttatcacatgacatcatctgatcatgtattggctacaccctcaccacagcctcccattgttgcattcactgCTCCTCCGCGAATAAACTCCGGGCGTCCCACCTCTCAGTCTTCCAAAGGTATTCACTGCAAGTTTTGCCGTGCCAAAGGCCATGACATCTCTGTTTGTCGTAAGCTACAGAAATTTGTGCAAGAGCAGaataaagcttctcttcctcaggcagctgctgtatgtccttcagatccatcgattcctacaggtccatctttggcttcctcacttactacggctgatattgaggcagttgttcaacaggttttatcccgcacttccactgccctttctgtcacctcaggtaaacaaccttggttttttgatactgcatgttgtaaccatatgactcctgatgaatcccaattttctgataaggcacccttagaacatccaatcaccatttacactgctgatggaactcttatgcctgttagtcataaaggaacaatctcttctccttatttatcccttagtgacacttttcatattccaaagttatccctcaatttgctttctgttggtcaactttgcgaattaggcgtagatcttctatttactaatcatggtgcggatgtgcaggatccccggacgggtcaagtgcttgggacaggccgtaaggttggtcgcatgtttaaggttcatgacttgaagattccttcacaagttgtttctgcagctgctaccactgccacctcctcacctgatctatggcatgctcgtcttggtcatccatccttatctcgtcttcaattattagcttctcaaggtcatttaggttcagttcagtttcaaaaatttgattgtacttcctgtcattttggcaaacaaacaaaattgccctttaataaaagtgactccttttcttctgccccttttgatcttatacattctgatatttggggtcctgcacctgttcccactgaggggggatctaaatattttgtcatatttgtggatgatttttctcggtatacttggatttatctgcttcaccataggtctgaacttgtgtctatttaccaaacatttcataaaatgattgaaacacagttcaatCGCACCATTAAAGTCTTTCgatcagataatgctcaagaatataatgataaatctttcctatcctttttagacagacatggtactcttcctcagcggtcttgtccttacacctctcaacaaatggtcgtgcagaacgaaaacatcgtcacattcttgatgttgtccgcacccttctcatttctgcctCTCTTCCTGAGCGCTTTTGGGGTGAGGCCGCAATCACTGCTGTGCACACCATTAATCGtattccttcaccaactacacacaacaaatcaccatttgagcttctctatggtcaaactcctgactacccctctcttcgggtttttggttgtgcttgctttgtctctcttcctgctcatgaacgaacaaagctccatcctcgtactcgtctctgttgtttccttggttatggtgtgtctcaaaaagggtttcgctgctatgatcccatttctcatcgccttcgtgtctcccgtcatgttgagttttgggaacatcgtcctttcacgagtcttcagcagtttcctacatcttcttcctcagagtctcccatttttactgatcttttcctccctctctatccTGAACTGTGGAGGATTCTTCAGCATCGACTGCCTCTCCAGACGACTCATCTCCGGTTCTGTCTCCGGCATATGACCCGCCTGTCTTGGATCCTGTGGCACCACCCTCTCTTGAGTCTCCTATTGGTCCTGTGGCACCACCATGGTTTGATGTGTATGTTTGTGCAAAGTAAAAAAGGGGTAGGTGTGTGTGCGTTTGTATCAGTTTGTAGAAAGAGCAAGAGAGTGGAGGAGGAAAGGAGGCCCTTCTCCATTTCCAGCAATCgagttaaaatttattaaatagcACACTTAAATACATGTCTTGCTTACATCATTTTCCCTTATAAGTAAGCAATGCAATGCCTTACATGcaccattttctcttttctttttttaatattcaacatgagaaaacttgtaattttacttcataaatctatatattactaaaagctgaagcgtagcatgtatttaatgttgctacgtTCACGTTAAGCCACGTCAACAGCCATGTCATTCCCATCCTCTTTCCTAAATTTatcctataattttaaaataatttttatcaattttaaaatactaataaaactaCAATTATTTCCAGTCTATGTCTATCATAAAGCCCACTTCCTATAAATTTAATTCCAGCAGCCCACTTCTTCTAAATTTATTTCTAACATAAAAGCCCAAACCCAAGCCTTCTCAACCGAAAACCCTTAGAAAATCACGGTTACAATTTCTTGGATTTCCTTCCCTTTTGTTACTCACGTAAAACGTGTTCCTTCCACTTCCCCACCTTCTAACGGCAGATTCCTCACACAAACCGTGttccttccccttccccacAT is part of the Quercus robur chromosome 9, dhQueRobu3.1, whole genome shotgun sequence genome and harbors:
- the LOC126698433 gene encoding uncharacterized protein LOC126698433; the encoded protein is MLDGPTSYHAWSQNMTVFLKGRKLWRYVTGSIPKLVPDPKSKATAAEESSKTAVTTDDYEERLEEWESIQSKILSWFINTSIPSIHNLLPRLETAEAAWKFLADRYNCTNDSSLEFHIESKLYQMRQETGQSISDFYSQTSTMWEQLSAADPPLVCSKDIELFVKYRDRRRFMHFMMGLREDFEPTRASLLSRSPTPSLDAAVKELISEENRRPTYHMTSSDHVLATPSPQPPIVAFTAPPRINSGRPTSQSSKGIHCKFCRAKGHDISVCRKLQKFVQEQNKASLPQAAAVCPSDPSIPTGPSLASSLTTADIEAVVQQVLSRTSTALSVTSGSPDGSSAWDRP